The Mauremys reevesii isolate NIE-2019 linkage group 1, ASM1616193v1, whole genome shotgun sequence genome has a segment encoding these proteins:
- the LOC120408358 gene encoding perilipin-3-like, which yields MTSNGKDTTMASPEHGEEEQQNVLRRVASLPLVNSAYDLAATAYASTKESHPYVRSICDMAEKGVTSITNAAVSSAQPVVTKLEPEGTTAEECVSEVPDKVEENLPILQQTADEATSETPELASSRLTDVKETMMRMVDMTKEAVQDSMKTTKSVVTDSMSTVVESRMGQLAISGMEAVLEKSEELLDHYLPMTDDELAELAESVEGAEVASAQPQEHRSYFVRLGSLSTKLRQRAYHYSLNKMRHTSQSIREALSQLHQTMGLIEYLKQGVSLQEVQEKFHHIWLSWNREQPKSSEMKDLAKPEMESETLAMSRSIIQQLQDACQMLVSSIQGLPTNFQEKVKQVYRNIEELHASFSTAHSFQDLSSSLLTQSQEMVTKAQEHVDELMAYVMENTPLSWVVGPFIPSGKVSADSLEPQNQENEAEEASKSKEDL from the exons ATGACTTCTAATGGAAAAGACACAACTATGGCATCCCCAGAGCATGGGGAGGAAGAGCAACAG AATGTCTTGAGGAGGGTGGCCAGTCTACCTTTAGTCAACTCTGCCTATGATCTGGCTGCCACTGCCTATGCTTCCACCAAGGAGAGCCATCCCTATGTGAGGTCCATCTGTGACATGGCAGAGAAGGGAGTGACCTCCATAACCAATGCTGCAGTTAGCAGTGCACAGCCAGTTGTAACTAAACTTGAACCTGAGG GGACAACAGCAGAGGAGTGTGTTTCTGAAGTACCTGACAAAGTGGAGGAGAATCTACCAATCCTTCAACAGACTGCTGATGAG GCTACATCTGAAACACCGGAGTTGGCCTCTTCCAGACTGACAGATGTCAAGGAGACCATGATGAGAATGGTAGATATGACCAAAGAGGCTGTGCAGGACAGTATGAAGACCACCAAATCAGTGGTCACTGACAGCATGAGCACAGTTGTGGAATCAAGAATGGGCCAACTGGCCATAAGTGGAATGGAAGCAGTGCTGGAGAAATCTGAAGAGCTCTTGGATCACTATCTTCCCATGACAGATGATGAACTAG CTGAACTTGCTGAATCTGTGGAAGGGGCTGAAGTGGCTTCAGCACAGCCACAAGAGCATCGGAGTTACTTCGTGCGTTTAGGTTCCCTGTCAACCAAACTTCGCCAACGTGCCTACCACTATTCCCTAAACAAGATGAGACATACCAGTCAAAGCATCAGAGAGGCTCTTTCCCAGCTTCATCAAACCATGGGACTG ATTGAATACCTTAAGCAAGGTGTCTCTCTCCAAGAAGTCCAGGAGAAGTTCCATCACATATGGCTGAGCTGGAATAGAGAGCAGCCAAAAAGCAGTGAAATGAAGGATTTGGCAAAACCAGAG ATGGAGTCTGAGACTTTGGCTATGTCCCGCAGCATTATCCAGCAGCTGCAGGATGCCTGCCAGATGCTAGTATCCAGCATTCAAGGTCTCCCCACCAACTTCCAGGAGAAGGTGAAACAGGTGTATCGCAACATTGAAGAGCTTCATGCATCCTTCTCCACTGCCCATTCCTTCCAGGATCTCTCCAGCAGCCTCCTAACCCAGAGCCAGGAGATGGTGACCAAGGCCCAGGAACATGTAGATGAGCTGATGGCATATGTGATGGAGAATACTCCTCTGTCTTGGGTTGTGGGACCATTCATCCCATCTGGAAAGGTGTCTGCAGACTCGCTTGAACCACAAAACCAAGAAAATGAGGCTGAGGAAGCCTCCAAGTCTAAGGAGGACCTGTGA